A window from Salvia miltiorrhiza cultivar Shanhuang (shh) chromosome 2, IMPLAD_Smil_shh, whole genome shotgun sequence encodes these proteins:
- the LOC131009422 gene encoding triacylglycerol lipase 2-like, with translation MVMKTATSLILLLLLFAVLAVGGRAKISRELTTINYGDGICHLMVETQGYTCEEHMVTTKDGYILSLQRIPTGRSGATTKGGPKPPVLLQHGLMSDAMTWLAMSPDESLGFILADNGFDVWLGNVRGTNYSSSHTLINSVNPLYWDWSWDELVAYDLPAMVEYVHDQTGQKLHYVGHSLGTLMAFGAFSKHEVLSMVRSAALLSPIAYMGQMPSPLARAAADQFTAEATRWSGIQVFAPGGGPATQLVANICSHMDCSNMENVLTGPNCCMNKSRSNLAPQQPTSTKNMIHLSQMIRKGSIAMYDYGNEGANIMHYGQATPPAYSITSIPNQLPLFLSYGGEDLLSDVKDVQTLIDALSDHDQDKLVVQYREDYAHMDFVLGVNAKELVYSPLMAFFKLN, from the exons ATGGTGATGAAGACAGCGACATCCTTAATTTTGTTGCTACTTCTGTTTGCTGTCTTAGCTGTAGGTGGAAGAGCAAAGATTTCAAGGGAATTAACAACCATTAATTATGGTGATGGAATCTGTCACTTAATGGTGGAGACACAAGGCTATACTTGTGAAGAACATATG GTGACAACAAAAGATGGATACATCCTAAGCTTGCAGAGGATTCCTACGGGGCGGTCGGGCGCAACGACAAAGGGGGGGCCGAAGCCCCCCGTCCTACTTCAACATGGCCTTATGAGT gatGCAATGACATGGCTGGCTATGTCTCCTGATGAATCTCTGGGATTCATCTTGGCAGACAATGGCTTCGACGTATGGTTGGGCAACGTGCGAGGCACGAACTACAGCAGTAGCCACACCTTGATCAACTCTGTTAATCCG CTCTACTGGGATTGGTCGTGGGACGAGCTCGTAGCCTACGACCTCCCAGCCATGGTCGAGTATGTCCACGACCAAACAGGGCAGAAGCTGCACTACGTTGGCCATTCCTTG gGAACTTTGATGGCGTTTGGAGCATTTTCAAAGCACGAGGTTTTGAGCATGGTGAGATCTGCTGCTCTGCTTAGCCCCATAGCTTATATGGGGCAGATGCCATCTCCTCTTGCAAGAGCTGCTGCTGATCAATTCACTGCTGAA GCGACTCGCTGGTCGGGAATCCAAGTATTCGCCCCGGGAGG AGGTCCTGCTACCCAACTTGTTGCTAATATCTGCAGTCACATGGATTGTTCCAATATGGAAAATGTTCTTacag GCCCTAATTGTTGCATGAACAAGTCAAGATCAAATCTTGCCCCCCAACAACCAACCTCAACAAAGAACATGATCCATCTATCCCAGA TGATAAGGAAAGGGTCGATAGCAATGTACGACTATGGGAACGAAGGGGCCAACATCATGCACTATGGACAGGCGACGCCTCCGGCTTATAGCATCACTAGCATCCCCAATCAACTCCCTCTCTTCCTCAGCTACGGCGGGGAGGATCTTCTCTCCGATGTTAAGGACGTGCAGACTCTCATCGACGCTCTATCGGATCATGACCAAGACAAGCTTGTGGTGCAATATAGAGAAGACTATGCTCACATGGATTTTGTCCTTGGTGTGAATGCTAAGGAACTTGTGTATAGCCCTCTCATGGCCTTCTTCAAATTGAACTAG